One genomic window of uncultured delta proteobacterium includes the following:
- a CDS encoding putative phage repressor (Evidence 3 : Function proposed based on presence of conserved amino acid motif, structural feature or limited homology), with product MSNFDEIFERIKLATRTRTQIELANVLDIRQSSISDAKRRNSVPSDWCMKLFERFGLNPDWIKKGTGPMYLRTETGYAPVDAELPLAAREEAALYSDANAKNVVVSVYSMQPCPGPDQECNGHNGHKVVGKLSVPLSLAGDGVKVFLLDSTGMEPLIRKGAHIGVDTTQKQIVSGELYAVTLPYEGVGIKRVFPDSAKAQALLRAENPLHPEVSLPLETLGEVIFGRIVWALNKY from the coding sequence GTGTCGAACTTTGATGAAATCTTTGAACGTATAAAGCTTGCAACACGCACGCGTACGCAGATAGAACTGGCCAATGTGCTTGATATACGGCAATCCAGTATTTCCGATGCAAAACGGCGTAACTCTGTTCCTTCCGACTGGTGCATGAAGCTTTTTGAGCGTTTCGGCCTGAACCCCGACTGGATAAAGAAGGGTACCGGCCCCATGTATCTTCGGACGGAAACGGGCTATGCGCCCGTGGATGCGGAGCTGCCCCTTGCCGCCAGGGAGGAAGCCGCCCTGTACAGTGATGCCAACGCCAAAAACGTTGTCGTCAGCGTGTACTCCATGCAACCCTGCCCCGGACCGGACCAGGAATGCAACGGACATAACGGGCATAAAGTGGTGGGCAAGCTCAGTGTGCCCCTTTCTCTTGCCGGGGACGGCGTGAAGGTCTTCCTGCTGGACAGTACCGGCATGGAGCCGCTTATCCGCAAGGGCGCGCATATCGGCGTGGACACAACCCAGAAGCAAATCGTCTCCGGAGAACTGTACGCCGTGACGCTGCCCTACGAGGGGGTCGGCATAAAGCGCGTCTTTCCGGACAGCGCCAAAGCCCAGGCTCTTCTGCGCGCGGAGAACCCGCTGCACCCGGAAGTCTCCCTGCCGCTCGAAACGCTTGGCGAAGTCATTTTCGGGCGTATTGTCTGGGCTCTCAACAAGTATTGA
- a CDS encoding putative HflK protein (Evidence 3 : Function proposed based on presence of conserved amino acid motif, structural feature or limited homology), producing the protein MNWDWEKLQEKRQRQPGAKKPSPPQGQGTPPPKLPNFGEKFKNFKPISFPVKFLVLIPLVLWGLSGIFIVSPDEEGVILRFGKYDRTVAPGPHIRLPFPIESHLKPKVTQVQRIEVGFRSPPNVSSVQSQVRSVPEEASMLTSDENIVTVQFIIQYRIADSRKFLFNLARQHETVKSAGEAAMREAIGKSKIDAALTEGKVDIQMETQQLLQVILDRYDAGISVLAVQMQDVHVPKEVMTAFRDVASAREDKVRSTNLADAYRNQLIPEAQGMAAQIINEAEAHRETSIRRAQGESERFLAVLTEYNKAKDVTKKRMYIEAMESILSDSGIEKIILPKETGGNMLPILPLGGARPDAAAPAAAQQKLQNGEKQ; encoded by the coding sequence ATGAACTGGGACTGGGAAAAACTACAAGAGAAACGGCAGCGCCAACCCGGCGCTAAAAAGCCGTCTCCACCGCAAGGCCAGGGCACTCCTCCGCCGAAGCTTCCTAATTTTGGCGAAAAATTCAAAAACTTCAAGCCGATTTCTTTTCCGGTAAAATTTCTCGTGCTGATCCCGCTTGTCTTGTGGGGCCTCTCGGGGATTTTCATCGTCAGCCCGGACGAGGAAGGCGTTATCCTGCGCTTCGGCAAGTACGACCGGACGGTCGCGCCGGGCCCGCATATCCGGCTGCCCTTCCCCATTGAGTCGCATTTGAAGCCGAAAGTGACCCAGGTGCAGCGCATTGAGGTCGGCTTCCGTTCGCCGCCCAACGTGAGCAGTGTGCAGAGCCAGGTCCGGTCCGTACCCGAGGAAGCCTCCATGCTGACGAGTGACGAAAACATCGTCACCGTGCAGTTTATCATCCAGTATCGCATAGCCGATTCGCGCAAATTTCTCTTCAACCTCGCCCGCCAGCACGAAACCGTGAAAAGCGCCGGGGAGGCCGCCATGCGCGAAGCCATCGGCAAGAGCAAGATAGACGCGGCTCTTACCGAAGGCAAGGTCGATATCCAGATGGAAACGCAGCAGCTTTTGCAGGTCATCCTTGACCGGTACGATGCGGGCATTTCCGTGCTCGCCGTGCAGATGCAGGACGTGCACGTGCCGAAAGAAGTCATGACCGCTTTTCGCGACGTGGCCTCGGCCCGCGAAGACAAGGTCCGGTCCACCAACCTCGCGGACGCCTACCGCAACCAGCTGATCCCCGAAGCCCAGGGCATGGCCGCGCAGATCATCAACGAAGCCGAAGCCCACCGGGAAACCTCCATCCGCCGCGCCCAGGGTGAAAGCGAGCGTTTTCTCGCCGTGCTTACCGAGTACAACAAGGCGAAGGACGTCACTAAAAAACGCATGTACATCGAAGCCATGGAGTCCATCCTGAGCGACTCGGGCATCGAAAAAATCATCCTGCCCAAAGAGACCGGCGGCAACATGCTGCCGATCCTGCCCCTCGGCGGCGCACGGCCCGATGCGGCGGCGCCGGCCGCTGCCCAGCAAAAACTGCAAAACGGGGAAAAGCAATGA
- the hflC gene encoding HflC protein, translating to MSKKAFSLITIVFLAALLLMQCLFTVHQTEKAIILQLGKPVGEALGPGLHFKLPFVQNVLYFDSRILNYDARTAEALTKDKKVIILDNYARWRILDPLVFYQRLRTIPNAQSRLDDIIYSELRVVVGTYDLTEVVSTKRQEIMQKVMDQANNLTREYGVRVVDVRIKRTDLPVENQRAIFNRMTAERERQAKEYRSEGEKEATIIRSTADRDRAILLAEAQKKSSILRGEGEAEATRIFAEAVSQSPDFFEFSRSLEAYKKSLGGNTRLVLNPDDAFLRFLRRMQ from the coding sequence ATGAGCAAGAAAGCATTTTCCCTCATCACCATTGTCTTTCTGGCCGCTCTTCTGCTGATGCAGTGCCTGTTCACCGTGCATCAGACGGAAAAAGCCATCATTCTCCAGTTGGGCAAACCCGTGGGCGAAGCCCTGGGGCCCGGTCTGCACTTCAAACTGCCCTTCGTCCAGAACGTCCTGTACTTCGACTCGCGCATCCTGAACTACGACGCGCGTACCGCCGAAGCGCTGACCAAAGACAAAAAGGTCATCATCCTGGACAACTACGCCCGCTGGCGCATCCTTGACCCGCTCGTTTTCTACCAGCGCCTTCGGACCATCCCCAACGCCCAGTCCCGGCTTGACGACATCATTTACTCCGAACTGCGCGTCGTGGTGGGCACCTACGACCTCACCGAGGTCGTTTCCACCAAACGCCAGGAGATCATGCAGAAAGTCATGGACCAGGCCAACAACCTGACCAGGGAATACGGCGTGCGCGTTGTGGACGTGCGCATAAAACGCACGGACCTGCCGGTGGAAAACCAGCGGGCCATCTTCAACCGCATGACGGCGGAACGCGAACGCCAGGCCAAGGAGTACCGCTCCGAAGGGGAAAAAGAAGCGACCATCATCCGCTCCACCGCCGACCGCGACAGGGCCATCCTCCTTGCGGAGGCCCAGAAGAAAAGCTCCATCCTGCGCGGCGAAGGCGAAGCGGAAGCGACCCGGATATTTGCTGAAGCGGTTTCGCAATCTCCTGACTTCTTCGAATTTTCCCGTAGCCTCGAGGCCTACAAAAAATCTTTAGGCGGGAATACCCGCCTGGTCTTGAACCCGGACGACGCCTTCCTGCGCTTTTTACGTCGGATGCAGTAA